The Acinetobacter calcoaceticus sequence TAGATTATTGCTGTCTTGAACAACGGCAATTACACGTACTGCTTGCTGATCAATCTGTCCATCTGCCACCCAAACAGAAGCTGGAAAACCTTCAACTGTCTTAAAGCCCTGCGTAAGTGCTTTAAACCAATGTGCACCTCGCGTAGAGGCTTTTAATGTATCAACGGCGATATTCATGCTTGCTCTCCTTGATACAAAACCTGAACCTGTGCGGGAGTGATTTGCTCGGCAGTATCGACTTGTTGTAGCTGTGCTAAATAGAATGAGTAATTTGAACTACGATGCTGATCAGGTACGCCTTGTTCTAAATAATCGATGACTTGTTGACGAATTTTCTGGCGATCATCATCAATATAAGCATCTGCTAAACCACTAGCAAAACGTTGATTTCCGCCAGTTACGCTCCAAATAAACGGACGATCTTTAGCGTTATATTCTTGTACGCCAGCTTCTTGTTCAATCACTTGCGGGCCATTTAGTCCTAAACGTCCTTCTTGCGTCATTACAATGTAGCTACATAGCGCAGCCGCAATCGACATTCCACCAAAACACCCTACACTGCCTGCAACCACAGCAATAACAGGTTGATATTGACGTAGGTTCACAATTGCAGCCTGAATTTCAGCAATTGCAGCTAAACCTAGATTTGCTTCTTGTAAGCGAACACCACCTGTCTCTAAGAGTAAAATTGCAGCCGTTGGAATACCGTTAAGATTGTCTTCAACCGCAAGCTCTAAGGCACCCGCAATTTTGGCACCCCCAACTTCGCCTAAGCTTCCACCCTGAAATAGGCCTTCAATTGAAATTAAAATCACTGGGCGTTCTTGGATTAACCCTTTTGCAATCACCACGCCATCATCTGCTTGAGGCACAATATTTTGCTTAACCAACCAAGGCGACATGACACGTGCAAATGGGTCGAGTAACTCTCTAAATGTCCCTTCATCCAACAATGCCTTGGCACGCTCTCTTGCACTGAGTTCAATAAAATCTTGTTTATTTAATAAACTTTGAATATCAGTCATGAGCGACCTCCTCCAAGGCTTGTTCCAGACGTAAGCGAACAACACCGGGGGTTGCACCAAAGTCATGAATATCAATATTGACGGCTGGTGGTATTTGCGCTGTAAAAATTCGTTCAAAAAGATTTTTCCAACGCGCCCCACTACCATCTACCGAAGTCACCACCTGAATAGTGGTTTTTCCTGTTTCGCCGGGTTCCATCAAAATTTCTAGATCGCCCGAGCCAACACACCCTACCAGTGCTTTTTTTATCGGTGGCTCTGTCGCCACAAATTCAAAATAAAGTGTTTCCATAATCAAAATCCCTCTTTATTTTTTGAAGATGACTGCTCAACACGATCTATGAACAAGGTGGCTGCCAACAAATCGGCTGCTCCGCCCGCGGAAGCTTTCATCCTAAGTAGATCAATCTCTAAAAAATGCAAAGCACGTCGGCCTTCCAAGCTTGAGCTACCGCCTAAATCGAGTACTTGCTGAGCACCTTGTTGCATACGCTTTAAACCATTTGTTCCAGAACGATAAAGCACGCAGGTATCGGTCAAGTCAGTCATCATTGCAAGCAAAGCATCTAGACGAGCGAACTCTTCTTTCATGGGTTTACGGCGACTTTGATGAAGCTGTTTTAAACCAAAATTCACAATGGTTGGGAAGCCTTGTTGTGCCTGTTCTTTTGCGCCATGAATGCCTAACTTTTTTTGTACCTGCTGACCATGACTCAAAGCTAGCTTGGGAATAAAACGGTCATCTAACTGAGCAATCTGACCTGCTAACTGACATAGCTCAACGGCTGATAAATATTGTTGATTCGTGCGTGCCAATGCTGCTGCCGTGACCATTAAACCCAAGGCCCAAATTGCACCTCGGTGTGTATTAACCCCAGCTGTTGCCAACATCATGACCTTTTCACCTTGGCGTCCAATTTCTCCAATCTCTTCACGCAAGGCCTGACATATTTTTCCGTGACACATGGCTGCTTGGGCCATCGCTTCAAACATCGGGCCTAAACTTTTCGCAGAACGCTCCATTAATTCCAAAGTTAGGTCATCATGTGCGCCACTGCCACGACGGTCGACCAAGGCGGGCTTTGGTGTCAGATTAACTTCATCAATTAAAGCCTCGACCGCCATGTCTGCCAAAAACTGACTATGGCTGAGTGTTTGATATTGAACTTGTGCCATCATTACCAACTCCTGAATTTTGCAGGTGGTTGATATAAACCATCTGACCATGTCACCAAGTCGGCAATATTTTTTGCAGCTAAAAGCTCACGTGTTGCATCGGTACGGCGAATGCCTAAATCTTCTGGGAACACCACTAAACCTTCACGTCTTAAACGTGCTGTGGTTTTAGGGTCTTGGCTTAAACCAATACTAGTCACTCCTGCCACTGCAGCAATCATGGCTTGGCGTTCTTCTTGGCTACTTGCTTTATATAAATAAGCAATGCCTTCTTCGGTCAGTAAATGGGTGACATCATCGCCATAAATCATGATCGGTGCTAAAGGCAGACCTGCCGTTTTTGCAACATCAATCGCATCAAGACGATCCACAAAAGTCGGCTTACCGCCCTCTTGGAAGGTTTCCACCATTTGCACAACCAGTTTTTTACCACGAGCCAAATAGGTTTCTGTTTCATTGGCACCTTGCACACGCATATCTAACCATGCAGGTGTAGCATGACGACGACCACGCGGATCATGCCCCATGTTCGGTGCGCCACCAAAACCAGCTAAACGGCCTTTGGTTACAGTCGACGAATGCCCCATACCATCAACTTGTAAAGTGGCACCAATAAATAAATCAACCGCGTACTGACCTGCGAGCTGACACATCATCCGGTTAGAACGTAGCGCCCCATCACGACCTGTAAAGAAAACATCTGGACGAGCGGCAACATATTTTTCCATACCGAGCTCTGTACCAAAGCAATGCACACTTTCCACCCAACCTGTCTCAATAGCTGGAATTAAGGTTGGATGCGGATTAAGAGTCCAGTTTCGGCAGATTTTTCCTTTTAAACCTAAAGACTCACCATAGGTCGGTAAAATTAACTCAATAGCCGCAGTGTTAAAACCAATCCCATGGTTTAACGATTGCACATTATGCTTTTCATAAATTCCGCGAATTGCCATCATGGCCATAAGCACATGAACAGGTTTGATATGTTTTGGGTCGCGAGTAAATAACGGTTCAATATAAAAAGGCTGGTCTGCGACCACCACATAATCAACCCAAGAGGCAGGAATATCGACACGTGGTAAATCAGTTACGTCATCGACCAGTTCATTGACCTGCACAATCACAATACCGTCACTAAAAGCTGCAGGTTCAATGAGTGCAGGAGAATCTTCGGTACTTGGGCCTGTGTAGATATTACCTTGGCGGTCTGCCATAAACCCAGCTGATAGCACCACATTTGGAATGAGATCGACCACAAGACGTGAATACAGTTCGATGTAGGTGTGGATAGCGCCAATCTCTAGCAGGCCATCTTCAATTAACTGACTAATACGCAAACTTTGAGGGCCAGCAAAAGAAAAATCGAGCTTACGTGCAATGCCTTTTTCAAACAAATCAAGATGTTCTGAACGTCCAACGCTCGGCATGATCATATGTAAATCATGTAGAACATCTGGATTGGTTTGTGCCAAAGAGCGAGATAAGAAATCTGCTTGTTTTTGATTATTCCCTTCGAGTACGACTCTGTCACCCGGTGTAATCAGGGTTTCTAAGACTTTAATAATGTCTTGAGTTGGAATAACAACACCATCGACATATTGGCTTGCCATTTCCAGTTTGAGCTGTTTGGCATGACGCCGCTTTGTCCATAACCGTTCTTTATTCTGAACTGATCCTTCCATGTGCTTACCTATAGATCCCAGTTTTGTTCTGGACCTATAAAACCGCTTTATGGAACTTTGATCAATCAACCTACCTGAGCCGTTATTAACCTGAAGTTAATGGTTGAAATAAAGAACAGCTATTGCTGAAAGAGTTTTCGGACTTTTAACTTAAGACTTATGTCTAACGTGGCTTGCTCAGTAACCATTCTAGGTTTTGACGAACCGCGGGCCACTCATGTTTCAAAATGCTATAAACATGGGTGTCCCGCAAAATATCATCTTTCACAATTTGATGGCTTCTAAGTACCCCATCCAACTTTGCACCTAAACGTGCAATTGCAGCTTGGCTTTGGACATTTAAAGAAGAAGTACGTAACTCAACCGCAATGCAGTTTAAAGACTCAAATGCATGAGATAGCAATAATTTTTTACATTCAGTATTTACTGGCGTGCGATGTGCAGATTTACGATACCAAGTCGAACCAATCTCTACACGTCGATGAGCCTGTTCAATATGCATAAGACTGGTCATTCCCAAAGCACGACTTTTTTTACGGTCTTCGATATAAAAAGGCAGCATACTTCCTTCTGTTTGCAAGGAAAGTCGTCTTTCAACCTCATCCGCCATTTCTTGTGGTGAAGGAATACGTGTATACCAAAGATTCCACAACTCCCCATCACGAACTGCCTCAATCAATGAGTCAACATGCGTTAAGTCTAGTGGTTTTAAAATGACATGTTCGCCCATTAACTCAACAGGTTTAATCCACGGCATGTTTATCTCCAAAATAAGCGCTAAATATAAATATTCTTTATCTTTTCGTCTCGGCAACACCAAACATTGCATCAGCCATTTCTTGATGCCCTGTCTCTGCCAGACCATGAGCCGCACCTAAAACATCTTTATAATCTTTGTTTTGGCTTAGCTTTGATTTACCTTGCAGTTGTTTTATTTCAATTTCAAGACCAACAATCGCTTTTAACATGGGTTCAAGATAATCTTTTGGCGCATCTGACATTTTCCAAGGTTCGGGTTGAGATGCTTCATGTGTACGTGTTAAACGAGCCACCACGCCACGAACATAACGTTCATCATCTCGAATCGTCACTTTGCCATAAACATGTACCACTCTGTAGTTCCACGTTGGCACTTGTTTATGATGTTCGTGTTTGGATGGATACCAGTTTGGAGAAATATAAGCATTTTCAGCTTGAAATACGACAAGGACTTCATCTCCATTTTGAAGGTCCTGCCAAACTGGATTATTCCGAGAAACATGAGCATGTAATACACCTAACTCCCCTTCGTTAGGCTGTAACTCAAACGGAAGATGATTTGCATCCAGACCATTACAGCCATGGCTAAAAAGAATACCAAAAGGGTTTTTCAAGATAAGATCATGTAATACATCTCGTTGAGGTTCTACAAACTCAGCAGGAACATACATCGTAAAAATCCTTAATAAATGATGAGGTTTTGATAATTTCTGTTGTAAATTCTCTGGTTTATGTGGATTATTAAAAAGTACCACTTTATATTTTTTTAAGTAGACCAGAATTATGGCAAGAATAGCCAAAGCTGTTGACCTTCCATTAATTGCAAAGATTGATAAAACCCAAGGGCAAATCAGTGCTCAGCTTACTCAAGGCCTGCGTGAAGCTGTACAAAATGGTGATTTGCAGCCTGGTGACCCTTTGCCTTCTTCTCGTGAACTGGCTCAGACATTAAATGTTGCGCGTGGTACAGTAATTGAGGCCTATGATCAGCTTTTAGCAGAAGGCGTTTTTGAATCTCGCACGCGCGCGGGTACTTATGTTTCACATGCTTTAACAAAATCGACTCAAAATAAATCCTTAGCTCAAAGCGCTATGTCACTTACTGCATCAGCTCTTTCCTACGCCAACGTCGTTAAAGAGTTCAAACCTCTACCACATCGGCCATTTGCTGTGTCCGTTCCTGTAGGACGCACTCAGCCTAATGATGTGTGGAGAAAATTTGGCAATCGCTTTCGCGCACGTGGTGCTGGTTCTCCTGCAGGTTATGATGAACCTCAAGGTATATTTTCATTGAGAGTTGCCATAGCAGATTATGTTCGTCGGTCACGTTCTGTCCACTGTGAACCTGAACAAATCGTGATTACAACAGGTATTCAACAAGCACTTTATATTTGTAGCCAGATTTTATTTGAAACTCATGATCAGGTCTGGGTAGAAGATCCGGCATATCGTGGCACAACTGCCATTCTTGAACATACTGTACAAAACATTGAAATGGTTCGTGTTCCTGTGGATGAAGAAGGTATTGATGTAGAAGCTGGTATCAAACTTGCAAAACAAGCACGCGCTGCCTTTGTAACCCCTTCCCATCAATATCCACTTGGCATGCCAATGAGTCTGGCAAGACGTACTGCTTTATTAGATTGGGCCAAACAGCAAAATGCATGGGTCATTGAAGACGACTATGACAGTGAGCTTCGCTATAACGGCCAACCGTTTCCATCATTACAAGGTATGGCCCCCGATCAAGTCATCTATCTGGGCACATTTAGTAAAGTATTATTTCCGTCTCTAAGGCTCGGGTATGCAGTTCTTCCAAAACAACTTGTAGCTCCGTTTTGTGGACTGAAAGTTTTAATAGACCGCCATTCACCAACCGCAGATCAGCACGTTTTAGCAGCATTTATTCAAGAAGGATATTTAGAGCGTCATATTCGACGTATCCGCAATGTTTATGCGGAAAACCGTCTACAACTTATTGAAATGATAGAAAAGCATATGCCGAAACAACTTGCATGGTTACAACCGGGTGATCAAGGCATGCATATGGTGTTGTGGCTTGCCGAACATATTAAGGATGTTGAGGTCGCCACCTCAGCATTAAATGCCGGCATTGCGATTAAAGCAGTTTCACCCACATTTTCAAAAGAACGGCAGCGTTCGGGTCTGGTCATTGGTCTTGGAGATTTTGATCTTGCGCTTATGGAGCAAGCTATAAAAAAACTGGCTGACATTATTCAACAGTACAGTTAGCTGTCCTGCCGTTAAGCATCAACCTTTCAATTCGAACCTTAGAGTAATAACCATAAATGAATTGCGAATGGACCAACTAACACCATCAAAATGCCAGCAATCACCATGGTTAAACTGGCGATCACACCTTCTTCACTATTGCGCTGCTGAGCTCTAACTGTACCAAAACCGTGGGCTGCGTTCCCAAAGGCAGCTCCATTTGCAACACTGGAACGAATTTTGGTAATGGCTAAAATCGCATCGCCACAAATCATTCCGACCAAACCAGTAATAACGGTAAATAATGAAACCAATGCGGCTGAACCATGAATATCTTCGGCTAAAATCATGGCAAAAGGCGTTGAAATCGAACGAGCCATTAAACTGTTAGTCACTTCAGGACTAAAATGAAACCACTGTGCCATTTCATAGGCGGACATTACGCCAACACTCATTCCTACTACAATTGCAATTGATAATACCCCTAAGTTTTTACGGATTGTCTCGCGATAA is a genomic window containing:
- a CDS encoding biotin-independent malonate decarboxylase subunit beta, with the translated sequence MTDIQSLLNKQDFIELSARERAKALLDEGTFRELLDPFARVMSPWLVKQNIVPQADDGVVIAKGLIQERPVILISIEGLFQGGSLGEVGGAKIAGALELAVEDNLNGIPTAAILLLETGGVRLQEANLGLAAIAEIQAAIVNLRQYQPVIAVVAGSVGCFGGMSIAAALCSYIVMTQEGRLGLNGPQVIEQEAGVQEYNAKDRPFIWSVTGGNQRFASGLADAYIDDDRQKIRQQVIDYLEQGVPDQHRSSNYSFYLAQLQQVDTAEQITPAQVQVLYQGEQA
- a CDS encoding malonate decarboxylase subunit delta translates to METLYFEFVATEPPIKKALVGCVGSGDLEILMEPGETGKTTIQVVTSVDGSGARWKNLFERIFTAQIPPAVNIDIHDFGATPGVVRLRLEQALEEVAHD
- a CDS encoding triphosphoribosyl-dephospho-CoA synthase, which produces MMAQVQYQTLSHSQFLADMAVEALIDEVNLTPKPALVDRRGSGAHDDLTLELMERSAKSLGPMFEAMAQAAMCHGKICQALREEIGEIGRQGEKVMMLATAGVNTHRGAIWALGLMVTAAALARTNQQYLSAVELCQLAGQIAQLDDRFIPKLALSHGQQVQKKLGIHGAKEQAQQGFPTIVNFGLKQLHQSRRKPMKEEFARLDALLAMMTDLTDTCVLYRSGTNGLKRMQQGAQQVLDLGGSSSLEGRRALHFLEIDLLRMKASAGGAADLLAATLFIDRVEQSSSKNKEGF
- the mdcA gene encoding malonate decarboxylase subunit alpha gives rise to the protein MEGSVQNKERLWTKRRHAKQLKLEMASQYVDGVVIPTQDIIKVLETLITPGDRVVLEGNNQKQADFLSRSLAQTNPDVLHDLHMIMPSVGRSEHLDLFEKGIARKLDFSFAGPQSLRISQLIEDGLLEIGAIHTYIELYSRLVVDLIPNVVLSAGFMADRQGNIYTGPSTEDSPALIEPAAFSDGIVIVQVNELVDDVTDLPRVDIPASWVDYVVVADQPFYIEPLFTRDPKHIKPVHVLMAMMAIRGIYEKHNVQSLNHGIGFNTAAIELILPTYGESLGLKGKICRNWTLNPHPTLIPAIETGWVESVHCFGTELGMEKYVAARPDVFFTGRDGALRSNRMMCQLAGQYAVDLFIGATLQVDGMGHSSTVTKGRLAGFGGAPNMGHDPRGRRHATPAWLDMRVQGANETETYLARGKKLVVQMVETFQEGGKPTFVDRLDAIDVAKTAGLPLAPIMIYGDDVTHLLTEEGIAYLYKASSQEERQAMIAAVAGVTSIGLSQDPKTTARLRREGLVVFPEDLGIRRTDATRELLAAKNIADLVTWSDGLYQPPAKFRSW
- a CDS encoding GNAT family N-acetyltransferase, with the translated sequence MPWIKPVELMGEHVILKPLDLTHVDSLIEAVRDGELWNLWYTRIPSPQEMADEVERRLSLQTEGSMLPFYIEDRKKSRALGMTSLMHIEQAHRRVEIGSTWYRKSAHRTPVNTECKKLLLSHAFESLNCIAVELRTSSLNVQSQAAIARLGAKLDGVLRSHQIVKDDILRDTHVYSILKHEWPAVRQNLEWLLSKPR
- a CDS encoding FMN-binding negative transcriptional regulator → MYVPAEFVEPQRDVLHDLILKNPFGILFSHGCNGLDANHLPFELQPNEGELGVLHAHVSRNNPVWQDLQNGDEVLVVFQAENAYISPNWYPSKHEHHKQVPTWNYRVVHVYGKVTIRDDERYVRGVVARLTRTHEASQPEPWKMSDAPKDYLEPMLKAIVGLEIEIKQLQGKSKLSQNKDYKDVLGAAHGLAETGHQEMADAMFGVAETKR
- a CDS encoding PLP-dependent aminotransferase family protein, translating into MARIAKAVDLPLIAKIDKTQGQISAQLTQGLREAVQNGDLQPGDPLPSSRELAQTLNVARGTVIEAYDQLLAEGVFESRTRAGTYVSHALTKSTQNKSLAQSAMSLTASALSYANVVKEFKPLPHRPFAVSVPVGRTQPNDVWRKFGNRFRARGAGSPAGYDEPQGIFSLRVAIADYVRRSRSVHCEPEQIVITTGIQQALYICSQILFETHDQVWVEDPAYRGTTAILEHTVQNIEMVRVPVDEEGIDVEAGIKLAKQARAAFVTPSHQYPLGMPMSLARRTALLDWAKQQNAWVIEDDYDSELRYNGQPFPSLQGMAPDQVIYLGTFSKVLFPSLRLGYAVLPKQLVAPFCGLKVLIDRHSPTADQHVLAAFIQEGYLERHIRRIRNVYAENRLQLIEMIEKHMPKQLAWLQPGDQGMHMVLWLAEHIKDVEVATSALNAGIAIKAVSPTFSKERQRSGLVIGLGDFDLALMEQAIKKLADIIQQYS
- a CDS encoding LrgB family protein codes for the protein MNIWSIVCLIWTLAAYVVAKRIYQKHPKLWLSPAISVPVITIVLMTIFGVSYQTYAEDTQWIVNLLGPATVAFAVPIYRYRETIRKNLGVLSIAIVVGMSVGVMSAYEMAQWFHFSPEVTNSLMARSISTPFAMILAEDIHGSAALVSLFTVITGLVGMICGDAILAITKIRSSVANGAAFGNAAHGFGTVRAQQRNSEEGVIASLTMVIAGILMVLVGPFAIHLWLLL